The Acaryochloris thomasi RCC1774 genome contains a region encoding:
- a CDS encoding R3H domain-containing nucleic acid-binding protein, which translates to MAESTTQNRRLITDNLEQLLSILPAPLRSQLQAHAQLDSLIEVVLDIGRQPEARFPEKAEFLTEQVVTRTDLDYCIQRVGHFSGDNRAGIERTLHRISAMRNRQGEIIGLTCRVGRAVYGTITMIQDLVESGKSILLLGRPGVGKTTALREIARVLADDLLKRVVIIDTSNEIAGDGDVPHPAIGRARRMQVARPELQHQVMIEAVENHMPEVIVIDEIGTELEALAARTIAERGVQLIGTAHGNQIENLMKNPTLSDLVGGIQSVTLGDDEARRRGSQKSVLERKAPPTFDVAVEMLERSRWVVHDEVSVTVDQLLRGRVPNPQIRTVNDAGKVAITHELPKLIETPEPTAQKSWRSSSQIPVVPLKEQIPVSPDSNMFQTLLDASMDRQDRYGNEIAWAGPNGEDLPLHIYPYGVSRSQLDQVIRTLNLPIILTKDIDNADVVLGLRSHVKHHSKLKQLAKSRQLPVHTIKASTIPQIARGLRRLLNMDEPGTPEVVDLRMFMGDESDDEMEALEEARLAVEQIVIPKGQPVELLPRSALVRKMQHELIEHYRLQSRSFGEEPNRRLRIYPA; encoded by the coding sequence ACATTGGCCGCCAACCGGAAGCCCGCTTTCCAGAGAAGGCTGAGTTTTTGACCGAGCAGGTTGTGACTCGCACCGACTTAGACTACTGCATTCAGCGCGTCGGCCACTTTAGCGGCGACAACCGCGCCGGAATTGAGCGTACGCTCCATCGGATCAGCGCCATGCGCAACCGTCAGGGCGAAATCATTGGTCTCACCTGCCGGGTCGGTCGAGCCGTCTACGGCACGATCACCATGATTCAAGATCTGGTGGAAAGCGGTAAATCTATTTTGCTACTGGGGCGTCCTGGCGTTGGCAAAACCACGGCACTGCGGGAAATTGCGCGCGTCTTGGCCGACGATCTGCTAAAGCGCGTCGTCATTATTGATACCTCAAACGAAATTGCCGGAGATGGCGATGTCCCGCACCCCGCGATTGGCCGCGCCCGTCGGATGCAGGTGGCCCGCCCCGAACTGCAGCATCAGGTGATGATTGAGGCGGTAGAAAATCACATGCCGGAAGTGATCGTGATTGATGAAATCGGCACCGAACTAGAAGCCCTCGCAGCCCGCACTATTGCTGAGCGCGGCGTTCAGCTAATCGGTACCGCCCACGGCAACCAGATCGAGAACCTGATGAAGAACCCGACTCTCTCTGACCTTGTGGGGGGGATTCAGTCTGTGACTCTTGGGGATGATGAGGCCCGTCGGCGCGGCAGCCAAAAAAGTGTCCTAGAGCGCAAAGCACCGCCCACATTCGATGTCGCAGTAGAGATGCTGGAACGCAGCCGCTGGGTGGTTCACGATGAAGTTTCCGTGACCGTTGATCAACTCTTGCGAGGAAGAGTACCCAACCCCCAAATTCGCACTGTCAATGACGCCGGGAAGGTGGCAATCACTCACGAGCTACCGAAGCTAATCGAAACGCCAGAGCCTACAGCTCAGAAAAGCTGGCGTTCCTCTAGTCAAATTCCGGTTGTGCCACTCAAGGAACAGATCCCTGTTTCACCAGATTCGAATATGTTTCAGACGCTCTTGGATGCGTCAATGGATCGCCAAGACCGGTACGGTAACGAGATTGCCTGGGCCGGTCCCAATGGCGAAGATCTGCCGCTCCATATTTATCCCTATGGCGTCAGTCGGTCGCAGCTCGATCAGGTGATTCGGACGCTGAATCTACCCATTATTCTGACAAAGGATATTGACAATGCTGATGTGGTTCTAGGGTTGCGATCGCACGTCAAACATCACTCCAAGCTCAAGCAGCTTGCCAAGAGTCGCCAGCTCCCCGTCCACACCATCAAAGCCAGCACCATTCCCCAAATTGCGCGAGGGCTGCGACGGCTGCTGAATATGGACGAACCCGGTACCCCTGAGGTCGTGGACCTGCGGATGTTTATGGGCGACGAAAGCGATGATGAAATGGAGGCGCTGGAAGAAGCAAGACTCGCCGTTGAACAAATCGTGATTCCCAAAGGACAGCCGGTGGAGCTGCTACCCCGCTCAGCGTTGGTTAGAAAAATGCAGCATGAGCTGATCGAACACTATCGGCTCCAGTCCCGCAGCTTTGGAGAAGAACCCAATCGTCGTCTGCGGATTTATCCTGCCTAA